CTAAATTAGAGCATTCCTTTATAATGATATTTTTCTTGCGAATGTGAATCATTCACTAAGCCAAAGATACTACTGCTTAGTACTTCTTTTCTGTTTGGATAATCAGTCAGGGCGGAAGTGAATGAATCTGGAAGTGGTTTGGCTGTTAATGCCCTCTCGCAAGTTAAACATGTTCTGCTTTCAGTCCTTGATCGCAACCCTTACCTTTCTGAGGGCACAAGACAGGTTCATCTTTATCTTCAAAATACTTAAAGTGGTGAATTGTGTTCTGAATAATTTCTAAGGAATTTGTAGAGAATATGTATGAGATACATAAAGTGGAGAGGATGATGGAGCAGAGGATGTTGTGGCCGGCGGCGCCCAGCACCAGCTGCGCGCGCCCTCTGGCGGGGCGACCTCACCCGGCGGAGCCAGGCCGTGGTGCGGCGGCGGGGCCGACGCTCCGGCCAGCCCGCGGCGTGGTGGAGGCGGCGCAGCCCCTCCGGCCAGCCAGCAGCGTGGCagaggcggcgcggcggcggctcctGGTGCACAGGCCACAGGGCAGCCTCCCCAGGCCAGATCAGGAGGACTGTGGGGGCATGTTCTTGGATCTGGAACGGGATTTTCTTGCACTTGTTATTTGTGAGATTTGCAATGCTTTTTTTGTGCTAGATGATTGGCTAGCTGTGACACAAGATGCTCAAACCTGTACTATTCTAAGCATTTGTGGAGAAATATCTGTTTGTTGTTGTCTTTATGTCTTGTGATGATCTGACAAGAATATAGGTATGACCAAACTGAGATGAGCGAGATGCTAAAATGCATCAAACAATTTCTGACCAAGCTAACTAACAGGGTAAATTCCCCCTGTGCTAAGCCTACTCTAGCGGGACCTGCTCTTGCCTTAGaatttaaaatttattatttatttatttgcagaCTTTGATTATTAAAATCTTATGTTTTAGTTCACAATATATTCGTGATATTTATAATTTTCTTATTTGACAACTTGTCCATCTATTATTTTCTTATTTGGCATCGTGTATTTCTGCTACAAAGAAGGgcattcatgtcattttaccggCCACTTGACGCCGTTGCTAGCTTAAATGGACGGCAGTGTTATCTAGAGAAGGAAATTTTAActtggcccttgtttagttcgcgaaatttggattttggggctactgtagcatcttcgtttttatttagcaaatagtgtctaaacattgattaattaggcttaaaacgttcgtctcgcaatttcccaccaaactgtgcaattagtttttcttttcgtctacatttaatgctccatgcacgggccgcaaacattcgatgtgacagatactgtagcaactttttggattttggggtgaaactaaacaagggcttggtgtcaaataagaaagttcaaaatttttagtGCTAAATGCGAAAGACCGATTTGTTTCAGTGTCAAATACATAATTCTCACTTACAACAATCCAAACTCTAAAAGGCTACAACTCCATAGTTCAAATTATCGTACGTTATAGGGTGCGTACAGCCAAAGGTGAACAAATGTTACAATACATGCAAAATAAAATCTAGTGCAACATCCTACGCTAGTCGCTACCACCTTTAGAGAGCAACTCCTCGTCCTCATCCTAGTCCCTGTCGTCATCTTGCAAAACCACATTCCTGTGGCTGGTCTCAGCTTCCTTCAGCCTCTGCTGCCATTTGCCTGAAGTAATCGGCCCCCAAATCGTCAGTGACTTGAGACAAGAATGCATCCTCCTCTTGCTACTTTTGCGTGTAGTAGTTTGCTTCCGCTAGATCGTTGAGCTCGCAAAGTCTACCATTGTCCTCCTCATCTTTCCCACCCTCATCGGCCTCCACAATCTGAGATAACACGGGGCAAGCAGCTTTCTTTTTTTTGCTCCTCTGCCTTCCTTTATTTCAAACCTAGCCTGTGCTAGCTTAGCGGCATGCTCATCGCTGAGTTGTTTCCTTGCATGGACACATACAATAAGCTAGCCACGGAGATTAAAATAAAAACAGGTTAACGAAACAAAGAGAGAGTCCAAGCACTCACTAGTACATCTAGGCAACCCAACAACAAGGTCCTTCATGAGCTGCATTTGAACTTTTTTCGCTTCCCTCGCCCTATCCTCCTCTTCCTTTCTCTCGACAGCCAACCTCCTCTAGTACTCCCGATGGTACCATTCTGTGGAACCTGGATGTATCAGGACACATTACACCCATTTGCAACGCCATCTGACGCCATTCTGTGGTACCTGGATGTATCAGGACACATTATCG
The sequence above is drawn from the Miscanthus floridulus cultivar M001 chromosome 15, ASM1932011v1, whole genome shotgun sequence genome and encodes:
- the LOC136509003 gene encoding uncharacterized protein: MYEIHKVERMMEQRMLWPAAPSTSCARPLAGRPHPAEPGRGAAAGPTLRPARGVVEAAQPLRPASSVAEAARRRLLVHRPQGSLPRPDQEDCGGMFLDLERDFLALVICEICNAFFVLDDWLAVTQDAQTCTILSICGEISVCCCLYVL